The Methyloferula stellata AR4 genome includes a window with the following:
- the pyk gene encoding pyruvate kinase, with translation MRRLRRCKIVATLGPACADPTILSALFNAGADVFRVNMSHTSHEGMREWIKKIRALEVEFARPVAILLDLQGPKLRIGAFKDDAVHLVKGAQFVLDSDPAPGDINRVHLPHPEILSALKPGHTLLINDGQVRLHVIEATPQRAVAIVDVGGKISNRKGVSLPDTEIPVSSMTEKDIADLEAGLAEGVDWVAASFVQRADDVAEVKKMTAGRALVMSKIEKPQAISRLEEIYEISDGVMVARGDLGVEMPLEKVPGLQKRMTRLGRRYGKPVVVATQMLESMISAPVPTRAEVSDVATAVFEGADAIMLSAESAAGQYPVEAVATMNRIAEEVEYDLYYRSIINAQRAAPEATGADAIAIATRDVAETLDLKAIVAWTSSGSTASRIARERPEPPILALTPSPDTARRLAIVWGVHAVVAKDADDIDDMVHRACTLSGTEGFAAPGDRIIIVAGVPFGTPGATNMFRIAYLAPGSTAG, from the coding sequence ATGAGACGGCTACGCCGGTGCAAGATCGTTGCGACTTTGGGGCCTGCCTGTGCCGACCCGACGATCCTCAGTGCTTTGTTTAACGCCGGCGCCGATGTGTTCCGCGTCAATATGAGTCATACCTCGCATGAGGGCATGCGCGAATGGATCAAGAAGATCCGCGCGCTCGAAGTGGAATTCGCCCGTCCCGTCGCGATCCTGCTCGATCTGCAAGGACCGAAGCTGCGCATCGGCGCCTTCAAGGACGATGCCGTGCATCTCGTCAAAGGCGCGCAATTCGTGCTCGACAGCGACCCGGCACCGGGCGACATCAATCGGGTCCATCTTCCGCATCCGGAAATCCTGAGCGCCTTGAAGCCGGGTCATACCCTGCTCATCAACGACGGCCAGGTGCGGCTGCATGTGATCGAAGCCACACCGCAGCGCGCCGTTGCAATCGTCGATGTCGGCGGCAAGATTTCGAATCGTAAGGGCGTCAGTCTGCCCGACACCGAAATTCCGGTCTCCTCCATGACCGAGAAAGATATCGCCGATCTCGAAGCGGGGCTGGCCGAAGGCGTCGATTGGGTGGCCGCATCTTTTGTGCAGCGCGCAGACGATGTCGCCGAGGTCAAAAAAATGACCGCTGGGCGCGCGCTGGTCATGTCGAAGATCGAAAAGCCGCAGGCGATTTCACGGCTCGAGGAAATCTATGAGATTTCCGACGGAGTCATGGTCGCACGCGGCGATCTCGGCGTTGAAATGCCGCTTGAAAAAGTGCCCGGCCTGCAAAAGCGCATGACCCGTCTCGGCCGCCGCTACGGCAAACCCGTCGTCGTTGCGACGCAGATGCTGGAGTCGATGATTTCGGCGCCGGTGCCGACACGCGCCGAGGTGTCGGACGTCGCAACCGCCGTTTTCGAAGGTGCCGACGCGATCATGCTCTCGGCCGAAAGCGCCGCCGGCCAATATCCGGTCGAAGCCGTCGCGACGATGAACAGGATCGCCGAGGAGGTCGAATACGATCTCTATTATCGCAGCATCATCAATGCGCAGCGCGCGGCACCCGAAGCGACCGGCGCCGACGCGATTGCCATTGCCACGCGCGATGTCGCCGAAACCCTCGATCTCAAAGCCATCGTCGCCTGGACCTCGTCCGGCTCGACCGCCTCGCGCATCGCGCGCGAGCGCCCCGAGCCGCCCATCCTCGCGCTGACGCCCTCGCCCGACACCGCGCGCCGCCTGGCGATCGTTTGGGGCGTGCATGCCGTCGTGGCAAAAGATGCCGACGACATCGACGACATGGTGCATCGCGCCTGCACTTTATCGGGCACGGAAGGCTTTGCCGCGCCGGGCGACCGGATCATCATCGTCGCGGGCGTCCCCTTCGGTACGCCGGGCGCCACGAATATGTTCCGGATCGCCTATCTCGCCCCAGGTTCCACCGCGGGTTGA
- a CDS encoding tetratricopeptide repeat protein codes for MRPFRALLLLGACVVIGLHLPMPRAAAQGLGATPAAPTLPSTIGGPAWSAGQTTSSPPQGKPDLAFGAFQRGYYLTAMREATKRVDANPNDGAAMTLIAEIYAQGLGVRADPVEAARWLKLGADHGDRQATFGLGLAKLNGNGVPKDRDGARQLFLKAAAENHPGALYNLGVMALENNGVVSDFPKAARYFKQAADLGDPDAAYGLGILYRNGTGVEKNLSRAAEWIGRSADEGDIPAQVEYAIILFNGTGVEKDETAAAKLFLKAAAHNNPVAQNRIARLLAAGRGIKQNMVEAMKWHLLARTAGINDAWLDSKLDQLSQEDKGAVAVAIHQYVGN; via the coding sequence ATGAGACCCTTTCGTGCGCTCCTCCTTCTCGGCGCCTGCGTCGTCATCGGACTGCATCTACCCATGCCGCGCGCAGCGGCGCAGGGTCTTGGGGCGACGCCAGCCGCGCCAACTTTGCCGTCGACCATCGGCGGGCCCGCGTGGAGCGCCGGGCAAACCACGTCATCGCCGCCGCAAGGCAAGCCCGATTTGGCCTTCGGCGCGTTTCAACGCGGCTATTACCTCACGGCGATGCGCGAGGCGACGAAACGCGTCGATGCCAATCCCAATGACGGCGCCGCCATGACCTTGATCGCGGAGATTTATGCGCAGGGCCTTGGCGTGCGCGCAGACCCCGTCGAGGCGGCGCGCTGGCTGAAGCTCGGGGCCGATCACGGCGACCGGCAAGCAACCTTCGGCCTTGGCCTCGCCAAATTGAACGGCAACGGCGTGCCGAAGGATCGCGATGGCGCAAGGCAGCTTTTCCTGAAAGCCGCGGCCGAGAACCATCCGGGCGCGCTTTATAATCTCGGCGTCATGGCGCTCGAAAATAATGGCGTCGTTTCCGATTTCCCAAAGGCCGCGCGCTATTTCAAGCAAGCGGCGGACTTGGGCGATCCCGATGCCGCCTATGGGCTCGGCATTTTGTATCGCAACGGAACCGGGGTCGAGAAAAACCTCTCACGGGCCGCCGAATGGATCGGCCGCAGCGCCGACGAAGGCGATATTCCGGCCCAGGTCGAATATGCCATCATCCTGTTCAACGGCACCGGCGTCGAAAAGGACGAGACCGCCGCCGCGAAGCTCTTTCTCAAAGCCGCGGCGCATAATAATCCCGTCGCGCAAAACCGTATTGCACGGCTCCTCGCGGCCGGCCGCGGCATCAAACAGAATATGGTCGAGGCGATGAAATGGCATCTGCTGGCGCGCACAGCCGGCATCAATGATGCGTGGCTCGACAGCAAGCTCGATCAGCTCTCGCAAGAAGATAAGGGCGCCGTCGCGGTCGCCATCCATCAATATGTCGGCAATTGA
- a CDS encoding RluA family pseudouridine synthase, with translation MTPEDLHARLLYRDGLMLVVDKPAGIPVHKGPKGGENFEAYFSELRFGLPRNPALAHRLDKDTSGCLVLGRHHKALEKLGLLFKQGKIRKTYWAVVEGHPQEAEGLIDLPLARLDQDRGWWMKVDPAGLPSQTRWTVLERMEGYSFLALEPLTGRTHQLRVHCASQGWPILGDPIYGTGTKSAAMLHLHARAVAIPLYKNKDPIEVTAPLPEHMRKTLERDVAQLPTY, from the coding sequence ATGACGCCGGAAGATTTACATGCGCGGCTTTTGTATCGTGACGGGCTGATGCTCGTTGTCGATAAGCCGGCGGGCATTCCGGTCCATAAAGGACCGAAGGGCGGCGAAAATTTCGAAGCCTATTTTTCCGAACTGCGCTTCGGCCTGCCGCGCAATCCGGCGCTTGCGCATCGGCTCGACAAGGATACGTCCGGCTGCCTGGTGCTTGGGCGTCACCATAAGGCGCTTGAAAAACTCGGGCTCCTGTTCAAGCAAGGCAAGATCCGCAAAACCTATTGGGCGGTCGTCGAAGGGCATCCGCAGGAAGCGGAAGGGCTGATCGACTTGCCGCTGGCACGGCTCGACCAGGATCGCGGCTGGTGGATGAAGGTCGATCCCGCTGGCCTGCCGTCGCAGACGCGCTGGACCGTGCTCGAACGCATGGAGGGGTATAGTTTTCTGGCGCTCGAACCTTTGACAGGACGTACGCATCAATTACGCGTCCATTGCGCGTCGCAAGGCTGGCCGATCCTCGGCGATCCGATCTACGGGACCGGGACGAAGAGCGCCGCCATGCTGCATCTTCACGCGCGGGCCGTGGCCATACCACTTTATAAAAACAAGGACCCGATCGAGGTCACCGCGCCGCTGCCGGAGCATATGCGGAAAACGCTAGAGCGGGACGTGGCTCAATTGCCGACATATTGA
- a CDS encoding glycosyltransferase family 2 protein: MADQGLPLPVSGSSNHFRTSVLREIHGWDAWNVTEDADIGLRLARFGYSVGVLDSTTYEEAPISLKAWFGQRRRWFKGWLQTFITVTRSPVTLVAELGVLRTAALTLLFLSLLAGPLFWIPSSLFVLIGVVSNRLWTPADFSGICLATLYASVTTLGTASLFWYALLGMKRQRLLYLWPALILLLPYYCLHAAAAWMALYELFRQPFHWHKTEHGLSRSTRRARAEPTGKKALA; the protein is encoded by the coding sequence TTGGCGGATCAGGGCCTGCCGCTTCCCGTCAGCGGGTCGTCCAATCATTTCCGGACATCCGTTCTGCGCGAGATTCATGGATGGGATGCGTGGAACGTCACGGAAGATGCCGATATCGGTCTGCGGCTCGCCCGTTTCGGCTATTCGGTCGGCGTGCTCGATTCGACCACCTATGAAGAGGCGCCGATTTCGCTCAAGGCCTGGTTCGGTCAAAGGCGGCGTTGGTTCAAAGGCTGGCTGCAGACCTTCATCACCGTCACAAGGTCGCCGGTCACGCTCGTGGCGGAACTGGGCGTCTTGCGGACGGCTGCCCTGACTCTATTATTCCTGTCCTTGCTGGCTGGTCCGTTGTTTTGGATTCCCTCCAGCCTTTTCGTCTTGATCGGAGTCGTCTCCAACCGTCTATGGACTCCGGCGGATTTTTCCGGCATTTGCCTTGCGACGCTTTATGCCTCCGTCACCACATTGGGGACGGCTTCGCTTTTCTGGTATGCCCTTCTCGGCATGAAGCGGCAGCGGCTTCTTTATCTTTGGCCGGCTCTGATTCTGCTGCTTCCCTATTACTGTCTTCATGCGGCAGCGGCTTGGATGGCGCTTTATGAATTGTTCAGGCAGCCCTTTCACTGGCACAAGACGGAGCATGGGCTTTCGCGTTCCACGCGCCGCGCGCGCGCCGAACCTACCGGCAAGAAGGCGCTCGCCTGA
- a CDS encoding thiamine phosphate synthase: MPEDACRLFLITPVIRDAAAFLPVFEAALEAGDVACVLLRQNAPDEGEAKKIIRALAAPAQQRGVACLIEGDARLALHTEVDGVHVDFGGEALDSALKQLKPQRIVGASGLMTRDDAMVAGEAGVDYLMFGGPQADETADSIVERVAWWADIFNVPCVGYAHSLTEAAALVQAGADFVAVCDALWEDPRGVGPVLKDLSQILAKTRQAAQ; encoded by the coding sequence ATGCCCGAAGACGCTTGCCGTCTTTTCCTGATTACGCCCGTGATCCGCGATGCCGCCGCCTTCCTGCCGGTCTTCGAAGCCGCGCTTGAGGCGGGCGATGTCGCCTGTGTCTTGCTGCGGCAAAACGCGCCTGACGAAGGCGAGGCGAAGAAAATCATCCGGGCGCTCGCAGCTCCAGCGCAACAGCGCGGCGTCGCATGTCTCATCGAAGGGGATGCGCGGCTCGCGTTACATACCGAAGTCGACGGCGTGCATGTCGACTTCGGCGGCGAAGCGCTCGATAGCGCGCTGAAACAGTTGAAACCCCAACGCATCGTCGGCGCCAGTGGTTTGATGACCCGCGACGACGCCATGGTCGCCGGAGAAGCCGGCGTCGATTATCTGATGTTCGGCGGCCCGCAGGCGGACGAAACGGCGGACAGCATCGTCGAGCGCGTCGCCTGGTGGGCGGATATTTTCAACGTCCCTTGCGTTGGTTACGCGCATAGTCTCACTGAGGCCGCTGCCCTCGTTCAGGCCGGCGCCGATTTCGTCGCCGTTTGCGATGCGCTTTGGGAAGATCCGCGCGGTGTCGGGCCTGTCTTGAAAGATCTGTCTCAGATCCTGGCCAAAACCCGGCAAGCCGCGCAATGA